The following coding sequences lie in one Rickettsia hoogstraalii genomic window:
- the phaZ gene encoding polyhydroxyalkanoate depolymerase, with protein sequence MMNCDLSTNYTYYMLEGLRAQIAPMHLGIKILKEAYEHESLEDNGFARIMHAYLTLCERMTRKYEKPEFNIIETIIDDKTYNINEKVILKKPFCELRHFQKIGFKKELPKLLIVAPMAGHHATLLRSTVQELLPYTDIYITDWTEASFVPLEAGHFDMDDYIDYVMEFINFIGPNVHTMAVCQPAVNEFAQSKSLEWFCKMVTMQVPPNYPGHGRKVYPGFLQLAGFMSLNLFRHIDSHLELWQSLLNSDYKKADHTIKFYDEYLAGMDMPAEFYLQTIDEVFQQFSLARGKLVSEKRPIDLKHVTKCALLGIEGELDDIAAVGQTKAALKLCSNIPESMKRYHLQKGVGHYGVFSGSKFKQFIVPIIKDFIYDFDKTNFKQSKLKTV encoded by the coding sequence ATGATGAACTGTGATTTAAGTACTAATTATACATATTATATGTTAGAGGGGCTTAGAGCACAAATTGCTCCAATGCATTTAGGTATAAAAATTCTAAAAGAAGCATATGAACATGAGTCTCTAGAAGATAACGGTTTTGCAAGAATTATGCATGCTTATTTAACGCTTTGTGAACGCATGACTAGAAAATATGAAAAACCCGAATTTAATATTATTGAAACAATTATTGATGATAAAACCTATAACATTAATGAAAAAGTTATACTAAAAAAGCCTTTTTGTGAACTAAGGCATTTTCAGAAAATAGGTTTTAAAAAAGAATTACCTAAATTATTAATAGTAGCACCTATGGCAGGACACCACGCTACTTTACTGAGGTCAACAGTACAAGAATTATTACCGTATACCGATATTTATATTACAGATTGGACGGAAGCAAGTTTCGTGCCGCTTGAAGCAGGGCATTTTGATATGGATGATTATATTGATTACGTAATGGAGTTTATCAATTTTATAGGACCGAATGTTCACACTATGGCAGTTTGCCAACCTGCAGTTAATGAATTTGCTCAAAGTAAAAGTTTAGAATGGTTCTGCAAAATGGTTACAATGCAGGTACCGCCAAACTATCCCGGACATGGTAGAAAAGTATATCCCGGCTTCCTCCAACTTGCCGGCTTTATGAGTTTAAACTTATTCCGTCATATAGATTCACATTTAGAATTATGGCAAAGTTTATTAAATTCTGATTATAAAAAAGCCGATCATACTATTAAATTTTATGATGAGTATTTAGCAGGTATGGATATGCCGGCAGAGTTTTACTTACAAACTATAGATGAAGTATTCCAACAATTTTCGTTAGCAAGAGGTAAATTAGTTTCTGAGAAGCGTCCGATTGATTTAAAACATGTTACTAAATGTGCTTTACTTGGTATTGAAGGGGAATTAGATGATATTGCAGCAGTAGGGCAAACAAAAGCTGCTTTAAAACTTTGTTCAAATATACCTGAATCAATGAAAAGATACCATTTACAAAAAGGGGTAGGGCATTACGGTGTATTTAGCGGAAGTAAATTTAAACAGTTTATAGTACCTATTATCAAAGATTTTATCTATGATTTTGATAAAACTAATTTCAAGCAATCTAAACTTAAGACAGTATAA